A genome region from Candidatus Cloacimonadota bacterium includes the following:
- a CDS encoding glutamine--tRNA ligase/YqeY domain fusion protein has translation MENDSKIAVTNFIRNIIDEDLRSGKHDYIITRFPPEPNGYLHIGHAKSICLNFGLARDYQGRCHLRFDDTNPVKEDVEYVDSILEDVRWLGWDWNDKLFYASDYFDKLYEYAEILIQDGKAFVCDLSMEELREYRGTLTVPGRNSPYRDRSIDENMDLFRRMKAGEFPEGSKSLRAKIDMSSPNLNMRDPVIYRIKKNDHHRTGNSWQIYPMYDYTHCVSDALEGITHSICTLEFEDHRPLYDWFLDQLPVPCHPRQIEFARLNLSYTVMSKRLLLELVKKGYVNGWDDPRMPTIAGMRRRGYTPEAIRDFADRIGVAKSNSMVDFELLNFCVREDLNKKALRRMAVLDPIKLTISNYPEGKVEELEAENNPENASAGSRMISFSRNLMIEREDFMEEPVKGWFRLAPGKEVRLKHAYYITCDEVVKDAQGKVLELKCSYDPESRGGWSKDGRKVKGTIHWVCAETAVPIEARLYEHLFSIPDLAEIEEGKSYLDYLNPDSMVQNRKALAECSLAEAEPGDKFQFLRLGYFCADKDYTKDHPVFNRISTLRDSWAKQQNKSK, from the coding sequence ATGGAAAACGACAGTAAAATAGCGGTAACTAATTTTATACGCAACATCATAGATGAAGACCTGAGAAGCGGAAAGCATGATTATATCATCACTCGCTTCCCGCCCGAACCCAATGGCTATCTACACATCGGCCATGCCAAATCAATATGCCTGAATTTTGGACTAGCGCGAGATTACCAGGGCAGATGTCATCTCCGCTTTGACGATACCAATCCAGTAAAAGAAGATGTGGAATATGTTGACAGCATCTTGGAAGATGTCCGCTGGCTAGGTTGGGATTGGAACGATAAGCTGTTTTATGCCTCGGATTACTTTGATAAACTCTATGAATATGCCGAGATCCTGATCCAAGATGGCAAAGCCTTTGTGTGCGATCTGAGCATGGAAGAGCTACGCGAGTACCGGGGAACCCTTACCGTACCGGGGAGAAACAGCCCTTATCGGGATCGCAGCATCGATGAAAACATGGATCTGTTCCGACGTATGAAAGCAGGTGAGTTTCCCGAAGGAAGCAAGTCCTTACGCGCCAAGATCGACATGTCCAGTCCCAATCTGAATATGCGTGATCCTGTGATCTACCGCATCAAAAAAAATGATCATCATCGCACCGGCAATAGCTGGCAGATATATCCAATGTACGATTACACACATTGTGTTTCCGACGCTCTGGAAGGTATCACACACTCCATTTGCACATTGGAATTTGAAGATCACCGTCCGCTCTATGACTGGTTTTTGGATCAATTGCCGGTACCCTGTCATCCCCGTCAAATCGAATTTGCCCGCTTGAACCTCAGCTACACTGTGATGAGTAAGCGTCTGCTTTTGGAACTGGTAAAAAAGGGTTATGTGAACGGTTGGGATGATCCCCGCATGCCCACCATTGCCGGGATGCGCCGGCGCGGCTATACTCCGGAAGCTATACGTGATTTTGCCGATCGCATCGGAGTAGCAAAAAGCAATAGCATGGTGGATTTTGAGCTGCTGAATTTCTGTGTAAGAGAGGATCTGAACAAGAAAGCTCTGCGCCGCATGGCAGTGTTGGATCCCATCAAGCTCACGATCAGCAATTACCCTGAAGGCAAGGTTGAAGAACTGGAAGCCGAAAATAATCCTGAAAACGCCAGCGCTGGTAGCCGAATGATCAGCTTCTCCCGCAATCTCATGATTGAACGGGAAGACTTTATGGAAGAACCGGTGAAAGGCTGGTTCCGCCTTGCCCCCGGCAAAGAGGTGCGCCTGAAACACGCTTATTATATCACCTGTGATGAAGTAGTGAAGGATGCACAAGGCAAGGTGTTGGAATTGAAATGCTCGTATGATCCCGAAAGCCGCGGAGGCTGGAGTAAAGACGGGCGCAAAGTAAAAGGTACCATTCATTGGGTGTGTGCCGAGACCGCCGTGCCCATCGAAGCGAGATTGTATGAACACCTTTTCAGCATCCCGGATTTGGCGGAGATAGAGGAAGGAAAAAGCTACCTGGATTATCTAAATCCCGATAGTATGGTGCAAAACCGCAAAGCCTTGGCAGAATGCTCACTTGCGGAGGCTGAGCCCGGAGATAAATTCCAGTTTCTGCGCTTGGGCTATTTTTGTGCAGATAAAGACTACACAAAAGATCATCCTGTATTCAACCGCATTAGCACGCTACGCGACTCTTGGGCAAAGCAGCAAAATAAATCGAAATGA
- the arcC gene encoding carbamate kinase, producing MKKTAVLALGGNAIIKAGQKGNITEQFANTRDSLGGIVELISRGYQLSITHGNGPQVGNLLRQQEAGEKEGLAALPLGVLNAATEGTMGYMIEQSLQNKLRQHGINKQVITIVSQVVVDKNDPSMQNPTKFVGSTYYTAEQAEELKKGLGWTLKEDSGKGYRRVVPSPMPIEIIPAETVNELVHKGEIVIAVGGGGIPVYREDNGDLEGVDAVIDKDFASALLALNIKADLFVILTGVDRVSINYGKPNQQDLDIMTVAEAQRYYDDKQFPAGSMGPKILAAIDFLKRGGSEVLITSIERIVDAFEGKTGTRIVH from the coding sequence ATGAAAAAGACAGCCGTTCTCGCCTTGGGCGGAAATGCCATTATCAAAGCAGGCCAAAAAGGGAATATCACAGAACAATTTGCCAATACCCGGGATTCCCTGGGGGGCATAGTGGAACTGATCAGCAGAGGTTATCAGCTTAGTATTACTCACGGTAATGGACCCCAAGTGGGGAATCTCTTGCGTCAGCAAGAAGCCGGAGAAAAAGAAGGCCTGGCTGCACTGCCCCTGGGTGTGCTGAATGCCGCAACCGAAGGCACCATGGGCTATATGATCGAACAAAGCCTGCAAAACAAACTGCGTCAACATGGCATAAATAAACAGGTGATTACCATCGTTTCTCAGGTAGTGGTAGACAAAAACGATCCCAGCATGCAGAATCCCACAAAGTTTGTAGGCAGCACCTATTACACTGCTGAACAAGCCGAAGAGCTGAAGAAAGGTTTGGGCTGGACCCTGAAAGAGGATTCCGGAAAGGGTTATCGCAGAGTGGTGCCTTCTCCTATGCCCATCGAAATCATTCCTGCTGAAACCGTCAATGAACTGGTTCACAAAGGTGAGATCGTAATCGCAGTCGGCGGTGGTGGAATACCAGTGTATCGTGAAGACAACGGCGATCTGGAAGGTGTGGATGCAGTTATCGACAAAGACTTTGCCAGCGCATTATTGGCCTTGAACATCAAAGCAGATTTGTTTGTGATTCTCACTGGTGTGGATCGGGTCTCCATCAATTATGGTAAGCCCAATCAGCAGGATCTGGATATCATGACCGTAGCAGAAGCACAAAGATATTATGACGATAAACAATTCCCAGCCGGCAGCATGGGCCCCAAAATCCTTGCCGCTATCGACTTTCTGAAAAGAGGTGGCAGCGAAGTATTGATTACTTCTATTGAAAGGATTGTTGATGCCTTTGAAGGTAAAACCGGGACGCGAATAGTCCACTAA